Proteins co-encoded in one Carassius gibelio isolate Cgi1373 ecotype wild population from Czech Republic chromosome A15, carGib1.2-hapl.c, whole genome shotgun sequence genomic window:
- the LOC128029231 gene encoding TLC domain-containing protein 5-like, which produces MSPLVLGVGACLAGWIGLYALLCYTNGSCGYEWNCRLVTLFHGILAVCITAYIGYIDGLWPFTYPGTKNTPLQVTAMVISLGYFIFDMAWCVYFRTEGLVMLAHHTMSILGIMLILWLGESGIESCAVLFGSEITNPLLQTRWFLKHSGRYDSILGDVVDFLFVLLFVFMRIFVGGAMLYRELISPRPKFIIKCGGLAMYALSWVFMVDISRFTYRKFRRWMNHRRMAEVNGQDMKRD; this is translated from the exons ATGTCGCCATTGGTGCTGGGAGTTGGAGCGTGCTTAGCTGGGTGGATTGGTCTTTATGCTTTGCTGTGCTACACAAATGGCTCTTGTGGCTATGAATGGAACTGTCGACTAGTTACACTATTCCATGGCATTCTTGCAGTCTGTATAACTGCTTACATTGGATACATAGATGGACTGTGGCCTTTCACCTACCCAG GTACAAAGAACACCCCTCTGCAGGTCACCGCTATGGTGATCAGTCTGGGCTACTTTATCTTTGACATGGCCTGGTGTGTGTACTTCCGCACAGAAGGTCTGGTAATGCTCGCTCACCACACCATGAGCATCCTGGGTATCATGCTCATTCTGTGGCTGGGGGAGTCAGGCATCGAGTCTTGCGCCGTGTTGTTTGGCAGTGAGATCACAAACCCACTCCTCCAGACGCGCTGGTTTTTGAAACACTCTGGCCGCTACGACAGCATCCTCGGAGACGTGGTGGACTTTCTGTTCGTGCTGCTGTTTGTGTTCATGCGCATTTTCGTTGGTGGTGCCATGTTGTACCGTGAGCTGATCTCTCCAAGACCCAAGTTCATCATTAAATGTGGCGGTTTGGCCATGTATGCGCTGTCCTGGGTGTTCATGGTTGACATCAGTCGTTTCACATACCGCAAATTCAGACGCTGGATGAATCACCGCAGGATGGCAGAGGTAAACGGGCAGGACATGAAGAGAGACTGA